One stretch of Lucilia cuprina isolate Lc7/37 chromosome 6, ASM2204524v1, whole genome shotgun sequence DNA includes these proteins:
- the LOC124420490 gene encoding uncharacterized protein LOC124420490 has translation MADEEASPRPFRRERNLSNRNFNKRGSNRRRFSTESHNSSSDSKVYNFTNSQDETNTTRTTPDRSEDIDTLSSSLNTPSSNTPSVTSSSMNISYSVNSDTENAFNKKSILKMRSIDIDINENDNDDHKLNADDIDTRYSCHINHDSSGKKLKRQTPTSPQSPDPALLGVKQKLLLFENLQIDERVLSKTTKYKSKSSQSLLLSERAYSSSSLTTPSSTSGSYLVQVYPMANAHNSPMDDKRNLLFHNSIDEERSEDDVDSIKDEINEELAVERSDSVQDEFGGSERRDDEQSGEQTLPVAAINKSFLTPVFQHSQSHPEEIKSSKEIEESEPDKTDATNAKTRNKDFPRNYRSRPKTEIITGSDLPPPDTTRFMSLHHKPKQRIPFVGGHAQRQTQVYVQNTNKKHLSLFLILF, from the exons ATGGCCGATGAAGAAGCCAGTCCACGACCATTTCGTCGTGAACGCAACCTAAGTAACCGTAATTTTAATAAACGAGGCTCAAATCGTAGACGATTTAGTACCGAAAGTCATAATTCTTCTTCAGATTCCAAAGTATATAATTTTACCAACTCTCAGGATGAGACAAATACAACGAGAACAACACCTGATCGCTCAGAAGATATAGACACTTTATCATCTTCACTCAACACTCCATCATCTAACACGCCCAGCGTCACTTCTAGTTCAATGAATATATCATATTCCGTTAATTCCGATACCGAaaatgcttttaataaaaagtctATTTTAAAAATGCGTTCCATCGATATAGATATAAATGAGaatgataatgatgatcatAAGCTTAATGCTGATGATATTGATACAAGATATTCTTGTCATATTAATCATGACAGtagtggaaaaaaattaaaacgacAAACCCCCACATCACCACAATCACCAGATCCCGCATTGTTGGGTGTAAaacagaaattattattattcgaAAATCTACAAATTGACGAACGTGTGCttagtaaaacaacaaaatataaatctaaATCTTCACAATCGCTCTTGTTGAGTGAACGTGCTTATTCATCTAGTTCGCTAACAACACCCTCCTCAACATCCGGTTCATATTTAGTACAAGTTTATCCCATGGCTAATGCTCATAACTCCCCGATGGATGATAAAcgtaatttattatttcacaATAGTATCGATGAAGAACGTTCTGAAGATGATGTGGACAGTATAAAGGATGAAATTAACGAGGAATTAGCCGTAGAGCGTAGTGATAGTGTACAAGATGAATTTGGTGGTTCAGAGAGAAGAGATGACGAACAAAGTGGAGAGCAAACTCTACCAGTAGCAGccataaataaatcatttttaacaCCTGTCTTTCAACATTCCCAAAGTCATCCTGAAGAGATTAAGAGCTCAAAGGAAATAGAAGAAAGTGAACCGGATAAAACAGATGCCACTAATGCTAAGACAAGAAATAAAGATTTTCCAAg GAATTATCGCTCTCGTCCTAAGACTGAAATAATTACAGGCTCTGACCTTCCACCACCTGATACCACAAGATTTATGTCTTTGCATCATAAACCGAAGCAAAG aattcctTTTGTTGGTGGTCATGCTCAACGCCAAACACAAGTTTATGTGcaaaataccaacaaaaaacatttgtctTTATTTCTCattcttttttaa
- the LOC111686425 gene encoding pleckstrin homology domain-containing family G member 3 — translation MHKKTSLELRKENREFFQNYQNEINDRLGIDSFLVQPIQRLTRYPLLLQQLINEFYKSGINCKPVLASLCKLETRMRRLLEVVNQSEEIHCIEEIPPELHLDQLGSFRRSTEFDAYNHRSRKKFHSKVFLFDQCLLCTEVRKRRLAFKHSYTWDTIELKLNTSKNITLLTKAASLSGSSTNTHSSAKEEYEFSSPEAISINQWMRCARRIIEHSRIEESQKGKLVLPMDLVLGVAFAIWFIWHYL, via the exons ATGCACAAGAAGACATCTTTGGAATTGCGCAAAGAAAATCgagaatttttccaaaattatcaaaatgagATCAATGATCGTTTAGGCATTGATAGTTTCCTAGTACAACCCATACAAAGACTGACCCGATATCCGCTCTTATTACAACAGTTAATAAAT gAATTCTATAAAAGTGGTATTAATTGTAAGCCCGTCTTGGCTTCATTGTGTAAATTAGAGACACGCATGCGTCGTCTGTTAGAGGTAGTCAATCAATCGGAAGAGATACACTGCATAGAGGAAATACCTCCCGAG CTCCATCTCGATCAATTGGGTTCCTTTAGACGTTCCACCGAATTCGATGCCTATAATCATAGATCACGTAAAAAATTCCACTCTAAAGTTTTCCTCTTCGATCAGTGTCTATTGTGCACCGAAGTGCGTAAACGTCGTTTAGCCTTTAAGCATTCGTATACTTGGGATACAATAGAATTAAAGCTTAATACCTCTAAGAATATAACCCTATTAACGAAAGCTGCCTCTTTGTCGGGTAGTTCAACAAATACACATAGTTCCGCTAAGGAGGAATATGAATTCTCCTCACCCGAAGCCATTTCAATAAATCAATGGATGCGTTGCGCTCGTCGCATTATTGAGCATTCTCGCATCGAAGAGTCTCAGAAGGGTAAATTGGTATTGCCCATGGATTTGGTTTTGGGTGTTGCATTTGCCATTTGGTTTATTTGGCACTATTTATGA
- the LOC111686424 gene encoding pleckstrin homology domain-containing family G member 4B produces MDLFKISVESTSYNSITFFLSFSEPDEEEQIELRDKGYSFIRPILEELIKTEESYVENLWIGINNYGNIFQRSDLPIGLRGKKHVLFGNVEQIAEFHRDEFLPMLQRNRHDLKRIFDEFQQYIDSNCFYGYVLFTMNKQRSLKLCDMYKNYFKLLQTEIDDKLGINSFLVQPIQRMARYPLLLQQFITTLFKNRDYVMKPIIESCCRLEKKLRNLLTTTNESEIINDIVCPSEPNEFNVLYQGKFRKVSEFHVYDHTHKRSYRSKVFMFDKCIIYTEIKGKQLIFHGRYPCEHIGITSKTKQFTLYYDHRKQQECDFIADPPLIELWLELIRDMISAYAAEERRKMKELHSHEFNGDHMHRKPANLSLFRDSNRFSSDSGIGNIWVVPKPEQEEATNNRTTWYAVS; encoded by the exons ATGGATCTTTTTAAAATATCGGTTg AATCAACAAGTTATAACTCGATAACTTTTTTTCTATCTTTCAGTGAACCCGACGAAGAGGAACAAATCGAATTGCGTGATAAAGGCTATAGTTTTATACGACCCATTCTGGAAGAGCTAATAAAAACCGAGGAGTCATATGTGGAAAACCTATGGATTGGCATTAACAACTATGGCAATATATTTCAACGTAGCGATTTACCCATAGGTTTAAGAGGAAAAAAACATGTGCTCTTCGGTAATGTAGAACAGATAGCCGAATTTCATCGTGATGAGTTTCTACCCATGTTACAGCGCAATAGACATGATTTAAAGAGAATATTCGATGAGTTTCAACAGTATATTGAT AGTAACTGCTTTTatggttatgttttatttaccATGAACAAACAGAGATCATTGAAATTATGtgatatgtataaaaattattttaag ctTTTACAAACTGAAATCGATGACAAGTTGGGTATTAATAGCTTTTTGGTGCAACCTATACAACGTATGGCCCGTTATCCATTATTGTTGCAACAGTTTATAACG ACCCTTTTCAAAAATCGAGATTATGTTATGAAACCCATTATTGAATCCTGTTGTCGTTTGGAGAAAAAGTTAAGAAATCTTCTGACCACCACTAATGAATCGGAGATAATTAATGATATTGTGTGTCCAAGTGAACCCAATGAG TTCAATGTCCTCTATCAGGGAAAATTCCGCAAAGTTAGTGAATTTCATGTCTACGATCATACCCATAAGCGTAGCTATCGCTCTAAGGTGTTTATGTTCGATAAATGTATAATCTATACTGAAATCAAGGGTAAACAATTGATATTTCATGGTCGTTATCCTTGTGAACATATTGGCATAACatcgaaaacaaaacaattcacTTTATACTATGATCATCGCAAACAACAGGAATGTGATTTTATAGCTGATCCGCCCTTAATCGAATTATGGTTGGAACTAATACGTGACATGATAAGTGCTTATGCGGCCGAGGAACGTAGAAAAATGAAAGAATTACATTCGCATGAATTTAATGGTGATCATATGCATCGTAAACCTGCCAATTTATCATTGTTTCGTGATTCGAATCGTTTTAGTAGTGATAGTGGTATAGGCAATATATGGGTTGTACCTAAACCGGAACAGGAAGAAGCCACCAATAATCGCACCACTTGGTATGCTGTATCATAG